The nucleotide sequence GTCCAAAATATCCATCGGCACCACCAGCCGGCTCCCATCGACGCCACAGAAGGACTGCATAAAATTGAACAGGTTCTCCCCGACCCGGAGCGCGAGGCGCTCCACCCGCCGCTCGGCCCCGGCGTCGAGCACCGGCGGCAGCGCCGCGAGGTCCTCCACCGAGACCCCGATCTTGGCCGACGCCGCCTCGGGGACGACCACCTGGAGGGGCCCCGCAGCGGCGTCGCCGGCGGGGTCGGGCCAGGGGAGGGAGAGGACGGCGGAGGGGCGGGCGGCGTGGACGGCCCCGCAGAAGACGAAGGGGCGGCCGGGGGCCTGGCAATAGACGGCGAGGGCCTTCTCCGGCGGAAGAACGCCGGCGTTTAGGAGGAAGATACAGAGCTCCTTGACCTCGTGGTACGCTTCGCCTGCGGAGCACGTTCAATTAAGAAGCAGGGGAGCTTAGagcaagaagaaggagggaagaaAAGGGCGGAGGTGAGATTACCGACGAAGGTTTTCATATCGAGGAGCCAATGGAGGGGGTCGATCTGGGCGAAGGATGAGGGGTCCATGGGGTAGCTGCGGTCAGGGAAGACTACTCCAAACATTTTTTTCGTTCTTggttttcttctccctcttaatTCTGCTTTCGTTCGCTTGTTTGTTTCCGATGTGGGATGGATTGAAGGGAGGGAGCAACGGAGAACGGGATGAACAAACTGAGGCGGGGGTTTAAATTACGGAGGTTTCGAGGAGAGGTGGAAAAGGGATCGAAGGTTCTAGTAATGTTTGGAGGGTTCTGGAAGATGGATGAGATTCATGGAAGATGAATATGAGAGAGAGGGGATGTTTGGTGCAGCGGAGAGGATTCAAGGCTTCAACCAAAAATTTATGCTAAAAACTAAATTACCCTTTTTCAGTAATTTATTTGTTAATTCTTATATTAATATGATATAAAGATTGATTCCGGAGCCAGAGCGTTTTTTAAGTGATGATCGTCCGCTgtaccgatttttttttttgtgtgtcagATATTCAACTTTATAATGATCATAAAATTgtgaaaattaagttgaatgggattgaatttttttttttttttttgaatactcCTATGTACCATGAGTTGGGCGTTttacaattatttttttcttatcttgTCCATCGGAGGCCAATTAAAACTTAGAgaagatttttttatttaaaattaacaaTTTTGTGTACTTAATTCTGGCCCAAATTGCATAGTGATAAAAATCTATAGCATATTTTTGACTATAGAAAGTTTTTTAAAGATAAAGTAACCAAGGGACATCCAAATATTATTATCCAAATATTTTTGGAAATGGACCGccaaatattaaaaagaatttttagtTGTTAAGCATGGTGGTGTAAAGGAGGGTATAAATCCTATTCTACATCTTGGTTATAGAGGATTCGCACTCCAAAATGATTCAAATAAGAAAGGGGAAATGTTTTAGGAACCAAAGGATGGATAACCAGTTTTTTTtagcatatatatacatatatatatatatatatacatatatacatatatacatatatatacatatatacatatatatatatatacatatatacatatatatatatatatatataaatgcacGGCGTTTGATTTCAAAACCTCCCCACCAAAAATAATGAAGGATCTTTCAAAATGGAAATCAGTATTGTCATTTGTCAATAATAATCCAAGATAAAGAAAACGACTAGGAAtgaaaaatcatatatttttgagattttttACTTGTGCatcaaatgaaaataaaattagcCATTTCAATGGATACTATGTTTCAATTTAATCTATTCATACGCTGGCAATATCTAGAAAATGACGCAACTATGTGTAAAGTTCCTAAGTGAATGTATGTAGCATCATCTAATAATGCAGATTACTGAAAACCAATTTCAGAAAGAACTCCTCTCCTCTCACGAAGTAAATAACCAATAACTTACAACCTTAAGCCCTATGAATTTTTGAAACATAAATAAGTGAAAACGACCAACAACAAACCAAAGTTCAAATAAGTTAACAAGCATCATTAGTGCAATTTGAGAAGTCCCGATGCATTATGTTTAAGAACTTATTTGATTCAcacaaagaattttttttcactaaaatatattttttgaaaagctaatatctgagtatatgatgtttgaaaaagtattttttatatgttTGGTTGATTATGAGAAAATAGTATATTTTAAAGTGGTTTATGTTTAattgatcatttatttttttagaaaaaattgtAAAAAATATCTGTTatgttcttaataaaaaaaaatcttattccattctatttaaaagcttaaaagtatctttgaaaaaaaaattacctcCAATTTTTAATTGGTGGAAATTCGTTTTTTCATATTCCgcataaatttttctttctcatgaCACGTGAGAATTTTATTCACATAAAAAAaccatttttcttctcttttttttttggttgaaaacTTCAAGATATCTTTCTATTTTCCGTTGATCCtatttatgctttttttttcattttgcgAACTGAACAAGTTCTAATTGTCAAGTATTCGGGCATATGACTAGAAATTCATTTCACTGATTTCGTCCCATTTGTTGATTGCACCTTCCTTCTTTCCTAAAACTAACGACCAAACACAAGAGGAAGTGCAAATTGCAGGATTTAACGTGAACAAACTTATCGAGCATATTTACCCAATCTCACGAAGAAAGAGCAAAACTTTAGGCAAAAGAACCAAGCGGACATTGTGGAGGAAAAAGGAAGGGAAAAGATCCCTCGGTGAAATTGTGCTTCAACAGAATGACGTGGGTATTTAATCCCTCGGTGCGGTAACCTGATAGGTCGTCGGGACTCGGGAGACACATGCGTGCATCACCATAAAATTTCCATGCGGAAGTAAACTGCATAGAAATAAATATGCGGACTCATGTATATGAGGTCTAGATGGTTTGGGTCGCGTGATGCAAGCTCACCTATGGACGTTCCTATATTAATTTTCTATGCATATGATAATCcgcataaaaataaatatgcacaTGTCCGTATACGCTTAGGTAAATAGGAGCAAAGATTTTGTATAAACAAGCACATACAGCATCTACGTGGAAGTAGACCTGCATTACGTTACAGATACAAAAATCTATAAAATTCGTGCCTAAGAGCCTGTTTTCTttgccttctccctcttcttccctaCCTTCCTCCCTCTTTCGGACTCCCTCCGCCTTTTATTAGACGGCGGAGGACAAAACCTCCGTCATCGCTGCGGTTCCTATCTTTTTTCGGCGGAGGACAAAACCTCCGTCATCGCTGCGGTTCCTATCTTTTTTCCAACTCGAGTCTATCGTTGAGGGCCCTATCATAACCTTTAGTATAGACGACCATGATCTACGACTAACAAATAGAAAGGATGGAAGCGGATAGTATCACTCTCTCTGGGAGGGATGGATGAGGAACTAAGGAGGCAAGTCCAGACACTTTCTTGGTGCTTGATTGAAtgcctaaaagaaaaaaaaaagatgacagATTTTTCTAATTCTTCAATGCAAATATATAGCTATGTGACAATTGTAATTAGgtgaaatttatttatttttctcaaatcaaAAGTTTGATTTTGTTCCTAGGCTTCTATAGGTAATTTGGAAGAGgtgaaaacatatttttgagctTTGGCAGCTTTCAATGcatgtattgatatataataaagatataacagCACAAATTTACactgatattttaatttttaaatttggaACAAAAGAAAGTTAGACAAGTTGACTTATTATTACATATCAAGTCCTCTTTTCATGGTGGTTTCATTTAAGCGATGACATTCTTGAACCGCTCCTTCTACGCACCGTAAAACAATTGCTTCACAAAGCCATAACCAAGTAAGCACAGATCCAAGGAATTTAATTTTGACATCTTGTATCCAATCCAGCATCAGAtcactttctttctttatgtCAGGTCTAATACTGTTGGCATCTATGGCTTAGCTTCGGGCATCGGGATCTATACGAACATCCGCATAAAATCTTATCCAGAATTTCACAACCACAGCCCAAGCTTTCGAGGACGAAAAAGCGACTGACTCGGGGAAAACTGGACGGCTCCCGCATATAAAATCTATGCATTTTCAAACGTGGATGGTCGCTCAGCCCTCAGATGCTTCGCTGTAAGTTCCTGGATCTTGACACGTATCCGGAATACCTAATTCGGAGAAGACCTGCGAATGGGAGATCTCTTCCCATTTAAAAATGACGGACTCCCCAGCCTTCTGAGCTGTTTCCCTCTTTGACGAAGAAATTCTCTCCGCCTCTACGGAGACCGAGagggaaaaagggaaaaaaactaTAAGGAGAGCAAGAGACGGCGAGAGAGAGGCGAAGCGAGAGCGAGAGATCGTCGTGGTGTGCTAGCTTGGAATCGGAATCAATGGCGGAGCAGCTGACGGAGGAGCAGATCGCGGAGTTCAAGGAGGCCTTCAGCCTCTTCGACAAGGACGGAGATGGTATCGTCCGTTTTGCCCTCTCTCGGTGCATCTTTTCTGGTTCTTTTTTCGATCTTTCCCTCgcgttcgatttcttctttggcttcttcgtACCCTAGCACCAGATCTTATTCTTGGTCCATAAGGTCTTATTCTTCGTTTCTGATGCGGTACTGTGCTTAGATGAGTTTGTATCATGCTTTCTTGGTCTCGGATGACAGgattattttggaatttttgatAGGTTTGGTGATTTCTTGCTTTCTTGGAGTTGACGGAAGGCTTTGAACTGGATTGCACTTATTTGCTGTTCATTTGTGAGATCTGATATCTTTAGATCGGATTGCGCTTTGTATTCTTGATGGGTTAGGATCTGAAATTGTTCGGTTTGATTTTTGTGTAGTTATGTTATTGTAGAAAAGATCTTGATTGATATGCTTGGCCTTAGGAAAGATCTGTGTGATGGGATGTGTAGGGGAATCTATTTTTTTGTGGAATTTTCGGTGGTTTCGGTACTTGTCTTTGAATCTTAGAGATGCTGACTTGGATTTTGTTTccatttttattcttttgtatattttatttattctgcTTGAAAGGGGTCTGAGGATTTGGTTTTCATCTTTCGCTGTTGGTTTTGAGTTATGGCTGTCCGTTGTCGTTGAAATTTGACATGTGGCTGCAAGGTTGCTCTGGCCAGCCAGCAAGTTTGTTTTTTAGTTGTGGGAAAGGTAATTAATAGTTTGGTTGGCGGGGAGCATCTGTGGTCGAGGCAATGATTGTGGTTAGAGGGAAATGGTGTTCCCAAGGATTGCGGTCCTGTTGGTCCCAGTATTGTCTTGGTTTCCGTGGAAATAAAGATAAGATAGGTTTGGAGTTTGTATTTTGCTGTTGCTTTCTGTGCATCTCCTAATGCGTATCCTGTTGTAGAAGTGCTTGCATCTCTAATAATATAAGAAGGGTGACAATCTTTTAGAATTGGGTTTCTATCATTGTCATTATCATTAACTTCAATAGAAGTGATATTTCTACCATATATTAATTAGGTGCTTGTGAATCTTGCAAGCAAGTATACATCTTTTAGAAATCAGAATGGGTGACTGTTTGAGACAGTGTGCTTTTAGTCTGTCCAGAGAAGACAAGATAATTGCATTGCAGTATAGGCATGGTTAGGTGGGTGTCAAAGCATAAGAGGAGTTCTGACACTGGAGGCATCTAAGTTTTATCGCTAATTCATTTGTTTGGTTAGTATTGAAGTTTTGATGTTAATAGGATTCTTAACATAAGTTATTTGTTCTTTAATAATTAGAGTTCTATCAAAATTGGGAGATCCTACATtggaaaggggaagaaaaaggtTCCTATTGTATTATTTGTATCCTATATTGGGATCCTAGTGAATAGTTTTTTGAGAATTATCCTTCCCTTGTTCTCTCTTTACTCTCTCCCCTGCCTCTGGCAGATTTTTAGGGTTTGTGAGTGAGCATGTGGAGAGCTATATCCTTAGGGTGGCCTACTAAGGTGGTGATTTGGCCTTTGAAGAGCGAGATATGCTGCGCCTCTTCCTCCAACAACTGTCCATAGCCATTTGTAAATGACGAGCATGTGGATTTGCTGCTGCTTCAATTTAGGGTCCGGACATTGTGTGTCACACATCCCAAAGTAGGGTTTCGGCCTCGCCACAATCAGTTCTATTGACATCCTCTTCGTTTCCTCTATTTCCAAGTCGAGTTCAACACCTCCAAGTGCCAATTGGTATTAAAGCACATGCTCCAAAATGCCTCCACACCACTGCAACATTGAAGAGGGTGTTGAATGTGTGCAAGATCTGTGTGACTTCAAATTAGAAGAATTGCACTGCTAGCTTCAATAACCCTGACAAGAAAATTAACAGCTTCGACAACGTCGAGAGCAGGTTGAACGCCTACATCGTCCAGATTCCAATCATGACTCATAGAGAGCTCTCTAGTGATGAAAGCGAACGTTCTAATGAAGTTGAAGATCTaaattctttccacaatgaaagagaGTCCTCATTAAATGCAGAATAAGCATGTCGCCAGTGCGAATGGAGAGTGCAACACAGCCGTCGCGGCCTCGGCATCAAAATAGATATCTTCAACTTTGAGGATCGAATGCAACCAGATGAGTTCGTAGATTGGCTTCACACTATTGAATGATTTTTCGAGCTTAAAGAAGTTCTCGATGATCATCGTGTTTAAATAATTGCCATCAAGCTCAAAAGTACGTGTCAATTTGGTGAAAAAATTTGAAGCATCGATGTGAATATGAACGGCGTACCTAGATGAGGACTTGGGATAAGATGCACCATGAACTCAAGCGGAAGTTCTACGAAGATTACCACTAAGGTAACTTCTTAAGCTCCATAACTTTCAGCAGCGCAACATGAATGTAGAAAAGTGTATGATAGAATATGAATAACTCTTCATGATATGTGGCATCAAAGAGCCCGAAGAGTAGACCATAGTGCGATACCTTGGTGGACTAAAGCCTAATATTGAGCAAATTGTGCAACTCCAACCTTATTTGATGTTGAATGATGCGATTCAGTTGGCATTGAAGTTTGAGAAGCGGTAATTGAAAAGAAGTAGCTCTTGCTTCTAAAAGGATAGAGATGGTGCATCTGGCTAGGGAAGTTCCACATCGGAGTAATTATCATCTACTAGAGCAATCTCCTCCAAGCCGACTCTGAAGAAGATCAAGGACATCAATTGAAGCCATTCCAGCACTACCTCCTCCAATCCCTGCAAGTGCTTCAATTGCCAAGGGTTTGGACATATTGCACCGACTGCCCAAACCTCAATACTATGTCATTTTTAGAGGAAGAAGCTtgcaaagaggaagaagaagcttgCAAAGAGTTCTATACTATAGTGCATGCCTTGGATCATTGGAGCCATTGTTTATTGCATAAGGAGTTTATTCTCTATTTCGACCACAAGGCACTCAAGCACTTGAATTTCTAATATAAGCTTAGTCGTCGACATGCATTTTGGAGTGAATTCCTTTAGCCTTTTCTGTTCCTCCTTAAGCATAATTCTGGCACTCAAAATCGAGTGGCGGATGCTTTGAGCTGGCGACATGCACTTTCCACCATGCAATTGAAAGCTTGCGGATTTGAAGTTGTAAAGGAGTTGCACGAGAAGGATCCaatttttgcagagatttggaAGCTAAGTGTTGAGGGTCTGCATTGGCATTTCCATCGCCAAGAAGGGTTCTTGTTCAAGAGCAACCATCTATGCGTGCCTCAATGCTCGTTGTGCCAGGCTATTATCTTTGAATTCCATGTTGGTGGACTTATCAGCCATTTTAGACAAGACAAGATTTTTGCTATTATTAAGAGAAATTTTTATTGTCCAAGGATGGAAAAAGATGCAATGTTCTATATTGAACGATGTCGAGTTTGCCACATTGCCAAATCTACCGGTAAGAATACGGGGCTATATTTACCATTGCTAGTTCCCCTAGCACAATTGGAAGATGTGAGTGTGGATTTTGTTGTGGGCTTACCCAGAACTCAATGCAATAAGAATTCAGTCGTGGTGATATGATGCAGCCCAAGAAGAAAACAATAGATATTTGGTGGTAAATTAGAATGTGGAATTAGTGTGGGAGGAGTCCACCTCCTAGGACAGGTCTGTAAGCAAACCAGATCCTAACGTATGAAGGGTTTAGCCTTAAAATTTCTGGAAAAAcaccagaatttttgaagaaaattgtcaCTTTATTCCTCCTCTCAAATGCATACAAGCAAGCTAATTTATAAGGCTTTAAGACTCTAGAATAAACCAGACTTTGGAACCTGAAACATTAATTAATATGCTAGACTTTGACGGACTGATGTGACTGTTTTCACAATTACCATAGACCTTTGACTAATTGATAACAAGTGATTAATCATCATTAAGACAATTTATTTTCAAAGATATTTTCAGTATCTCTAATGTCCATCGTGATCGTTGATCCATTCTCTAAAATGTTGCACTTTGTGCCATGCCACAAGACGGACGATGCCTCTTACATCACGGAGTTCTACTTTCACGAAATCGGGCATCTTCGTAGTATTCCTAAGATGATTACCTTTGATCAAAATCTGAAGTTTATGAATCATTTCTGGTGCACCTTATGGAGGGAGATGGGGTACTCAACTTCAATTCAGCTTCACTAGCCATCCACAAACCGAAGGATAGATTGAAATTGTGAATCAAAGCTGAGGAAATTTGTTGAGGAGATTTGTCGGTAAACATGTGCGACAATGGGATCTTTTTTTGGTACAAGCTGAGTTTGGCCACCATAATTCAATGAGCAAAGCAATAGGGAGATGTTCGTTTAAAATCATCTATGGCGGACATTCTTTGAGCCCATTAGACCTGGCGCCACTGCCAACAACACACCAATTCAGTGGAGATGCTGATGAGAGTGCTAAGGAGCTAAAGAAGCTACATGAAGAGGTACAAGAGAGAATCCTTAACCAAATGGCAAATTACTAGTGTCACACTAATAATCATAGAAAGCACGTCATCTTCAAAGTAGGTGACCTTGTTTGGGTATATTTGAGGAAAGAGCTTTTTCCTTCCATGAATGCCAAGTTTATGACAATGACAATGCTTACAAGATTCAACTTCTTGGAGATTAGGATGTATTTGCAACGTTCAACAAAGCTGATCTCTCTCCCTACCATGAAGACCAAGAAGACCAAAACTCGATGGCGAGTCTTCTCCAACTGGGGGAGGATAACGTCGGAAGCATCTTAGTTTTATCGCTAATTCATTTATTTAGTTAGTATTGAAGTCTTGATGTCAGTAGGATTCTTAACATTagttatttgtttttttaataattagagTTCTATTAAAATTGGGACATCCCATGTTGGAAAGGGGAAGAAAAGGGTTCCAATTTTATTACTTATAAATACCCACTTGGGCTCCTACAGGACAACATCCTTGAGTTTATTGAATagtgaacattttttttttagaattattCGTCCCTTGTTTTCTCTCTATACTCTCTCCTTCCCTTCCTTTGGTGGATTCCTAAGGTTTGAGTGAGTGTGAGAGCTGTATCCTTAGAGTGGCCTACCAAGGTGATGATTTGGCCTCGGAACAGCGAAACATGCCATGCCTCCTCCAACAACCATCTGTAGCCATCTGTAGATGACGAGCACGTGGATTCACTGCCGCTGCCATTTAGGTTCTGGATATTGTGTGTCGTACGTCCCATAGTAGGGTTTCAGCCTCCCCACAATCAGTTCTGTTGACATCctcttcatttcctctatttccacGTTGAGTTCAACACCTACTTGTGTCAggttctctctctatatattttTGCATCCATATATAGAGTTATTAATTGTATCATGTATGCAGGTATATCATAATGTCCAATTGTATTTTCTTGAGTTAGACAAAAATTGATGCATTATATTAACTTCAAATTGGCTTGGTTATATATTCTAAAAAATGAATTGGATAACAAACTGGTATTGTTACATATTTTTGCCTTTGAACAAGAAGTCTAATGAGGTCATTACTAggtatttatttgcttttgatCTTCTCCCATGTAGGCTGCATAACTACCAAGGAACTGGGCACTGTGATGAGATCCTTGGGACAGAATCCCACTGAAGCTGAACTGCAGGATATGATTAATGAAGTTGAtgctgatcaaaatggaaccaTTGATTTTCCTGAGTTCTTGAATTTGATGGCACGCAAAATGAAAGTAAGCTGTACATCTTCTGTCAGGGTCCATTTTGTAGATTTTGAACCTATTAAGTCATGACTTACTATTCTACACTTGGTAAAGTTGCTTTTTGATGTTCCTTTCTGATTGCCATGTTGCAGACTTGTTCGCAGCAGTAGATTTTTGTTGTTATATTTGAAGAATAAGGAATCTTGATCTGTCAAGACTTAAACTATGCTCTGATTTCTCCTTGTAATTGCTAACaattttgtgatcattggttttTCCCCCTGGGCTTCAGAATCAGCTTTCGTCTATGACTACATCAGTCTAGAATTTACTTGATGGATTCGACTGATAATCTGTACCTTCTAGGTGTTCTTGATTTGAAATGCTGTTAACTAGATGATAGTCCGCTGTCCTTACCACAACCATTGCGTGCATATGTTTGTTTAATAACTCATGTCCAGGTAAAATAAAAGTCCACCTTGTGATCCACTGAGACATTATAGTTTGAGAACCAGCAGCTTTGGCAAGACTACAGTGAAGGCGAAGTTTAACAATTTTAGTTTTAAACCTACTGGGTAATTGTTTACTGGCTTCAAAATTGAACCATGGTTCATCTGttatatcaattaattaattgtattttacATGTGCTCCATGTCTAACTGTTTACCATGTCTTGCTTTGTAGAATATTTGGATTATATCAATCCTCACTCAGGTTGTTGACATTAACTGACTTTGTGTATTTATGCTATGTGCTCCATTACTTTCTAAAGACCTTGTTAACTTTGACTACTCTAGCCTAATCTTGATCATGGTCTATACCTGTGATTCTGTACTTGATATCGAATTTTAGCTTTGTGTAGGTCTTAATTTGTGATATTTTAGTCAACTCttattacatcaaatgattatgCTCTTACCTAAGATTTGTAGCGTTGCAAGGATTCTTGCCCACGCCATTGTGACATTACCTGCCACTGTGGTGGTGTTGCGGCTCTAGTCCTTTCTGACTCTCAACTGTTgcttatatttcttattttaccTAAGCCATGTAAGTCTGGTAACCTAATTGGATGGTAAAAAGTGATGTTTTTGTTGTTTGGAG is from Phoenix dactylifera cultivar Barhee BC4 chromosome 6, palm_55x_up_171113_PBpolish2nd_filt_p, whole genome shotgun sequence and encodes:
- the LOC103713163 gene encoding calmodulin; protein product: MAEQLTEEQIAEFKEAFSLFDKDGDGCITTKELGTVMRSLGQNPTEAELQDMINEVDADQNGTIDFPEFLNLMARKMKDTDSEEELKEAFKVFDKDQNGFISAAELRHVMTNLGEKLTDEEVEEMIREADIDGDGQVNYEEFVRMMLAK
- the LOC103713170 gene encoding protein OPI10 homolog, with translation MFGVVFPDRSYPMDPSSFAQIDPLHWLLDMKTFVGEAYHEVKELCIFLLNAGVLPPEKALAVYCQAPGRPFVFCGAVHAARPSAVLSLPWPDPAGDAAAGPLQVVVPEAASAKIGVSVEDLAALPPVLDAGAERRVERLALRVGENLFNFMQSFCGVDGSRLVVPMDILDRWFKKFQEKAKKDPSYLKGFAL